In one window of Mercurialis annua linkage group LG4, ddMerAnnu1.2, whole genome shotgun sequence DNA:
- the LOC126678704 gene encoding uncharacterized protein LOC126678704 encodes MDDGLGAKIKIVPDYFQVSASSEDTPQRSTSSDQVSTSEDTPIRSALSNLQPRIDNQSWSRSPSWTGRKLKRAALMLNFFSLRSLPWSSGSGSEKIELTRAELESLRSETRY; translated from the exons ATGGATGACGGTCTTGGTGCGAAAATAAAAATTGTCCCAGATTACTTTCAAGTTTCAGCTTCTAGTGAAGACACTCCTCAAAGGAGTACTTCATCTGATCAAGTTTCAACTAGTGAAGACACTCCTATAAGGAGTGCTTTATCTAATCTGCAGCCCAGAATTGATAATCAGTCGTG GTCCCGTAGCCCTTCGTGGACCGGAAGAAAATTGAAAAGGGCTGCATTAATGTTGAATTTCTTTAGTCTACGGAGTTTGCCATGGAGTTCTGGAAGTGGTTCGGAAAAG ATCGAGTTGACTAGGGCTGAGTTAGAATCCCTTAGATCTGAAACTCGATactaa